TTAAATAGAAAATAATATTTTATTTTGATGATAAAGTTAGTTTTTGTGTAGCATGCGGTAGGATACGTATCCGGGAGACAATATTACGGAGCAAAAGCGAGTATAAACGTGTGGTCGCCACGAGTCACTAGCCAATACGAGTTCAGTCTCTCTCAGATTTGGGTTATTGCCGGTTCGTTCACTCACGATCTTAATACTATCGAAGCCGGTTGGCAAGTACGTCTCGATTTTTCATTTTATTTATTTTATAGAAAAATATTTAATAAAAAATTATACTAATTATGAGATTCATTTTTTATCCATTTAGATTTTTTGTAGACTAATAAGTTTATTTGATTACGTTGCACAGATTAGCCCGGAGCTATATAGAGATACTTACCCAAGATTCTTCACCTATTGGACGGTAAATGTTTACTTCATTACTTTAACCAGTGGCGGAGCCACCTTAGAAGCATGGTGGTCAAATGACCCATGTGAAATTAGTAAATATAAACTTGTAAGGCCATTTTACGTGTTGCTATTGTGGTAATTTGGTCAAGATCTCTCCTATTGACCCACATGTTCCTAGGTTCAAAACACATAGATGTATATTTTTGTCTCTAATAAATGAGTTATGACCCATATAAACGTGAGATCTAGCTCCACCACTGACTTTATTGCTTGAATTAACATTTTTCTAACAATAGTAATGATAGTGATTTTCAGTCTGATGCATACCGAACAACGGGTTGCTACAATTTGTTGTGTTCCGGTTTTGTCCAAACCAACCGTCGAATCGCGATCGGAGCAGCCATTTCTCCTAGATCTTCTTATAAAGGTGGACAATTCGATATAAGCTTATTGATCTGGAAGGTAATCTCTTCACTACTCCATATCCATTATCAAAATTTACCTTATAGTTATACCATTGCTTAGTTGATACGTGGCAGTATCGCATAATGATTTCATGATTAAGCAACCTTTTGATAATCACTATTTTCTATAGAATTATAGATATGTTTTTGGTATTATGTAATTCAGAAACGTTACCAATCAAACCTAGCAGTTAAGAAAGAATTCAAAGCACATGTTTCACATCAATGTTTCCTACGTCAACCCAGCTCATTTAACGTGTCATTTATAAGATGTGTCTCCACAAAGTCTTAAATACTTTAATGATAATAATAATAACAATGATGTTAATGCAACTTCGTAACATGTACTACTTAGGATCCGAAGCACGGTCACTGGTGGCTACAATTCGGGTCGGGTGCATTAGTCGGGTACTGGCCGGCGTTTCTATTCACGCATCTAAGGCAACATGGGAGCATGGTCCAGTTCGGAGGCGAGATTGTGAACACCCGGCCTGGTGGTTCACACACTTCGACACAAATGGGCAGTGGCCATTTCGCAGGTGAAGGTTTTGGTAAAGCATCTTATTTCCGGAATCTCCAAATGGTTGATTGGGACAATACTCTTATTCCCGTTTCGAATCTAAAGATTCTTGCTGATCATCCCAATTGTTATGATATAAGAGGTGGGACGAATCGTGTGTGGGGTAACTATTTTTATTATGGAGGTCCAGGAAAAAACCCTAGATGTCCATGAAGGATCAAGAAACGTTCTATTATTGTTGTTATTCTAGCATGCTGTGTGCTTTAATGGATTTTGGGATTAGAAGATTAGGAACTTAAAAGCCTTTTCTCAAAAAAAAAAAAAAGATTAGGAACTTAAAAGTATCTTTGCGGCTAGGTGATTTTGCAAATATCATGTGGATGAGTTGTTTCTTTAGTAACAAAAAGTTTGGTAGTTTTTACCAAAAAAAAAGGTTTGATAGTTTTATACATTTTTCCCTTGGATTTCTTTTGTTTATTATTAATGAGGAATGTGGTATCGCATAATGGATTTTGCAATGTTTATGTTTAGTAGTGTTACCAATGTGTAAATGTAGACTATTGAAAAGGATATTGAATGTTGATTTTTCATGTCGTGTACTCGCAACTAATTAAGGTTCTTCTCAAAATTTTAAATATATATAAAATGGTCAGAAAGATTTGTCACTGGTGGACCAGAAGACAAGTTCTGTGGAAATAGAGCAGAGACTGAAATAATAATTGGAAATGGTTATAAATGTTAGTTCTGACGATTAGATTCAAACATTCATGTCGCATAACTGTGAACTGTCTATTTTTATCGAATACCCCAAAAATATGAAGAATTAAGCAAAGGTTGAAACTATTAGAGGTGGTGATGTGTTTGTTTACATGGGATGGGACCATTATTAAAATGCCGATTTTAATGGTCTTTCATTAATCGCCCCATGTGCCTTCTTTTATTACTTAAGCTACAAGCCTACAACACATTTTTTTTCAAATGAAGCCCTCTCTAAGGCTCCTATCGGTGATACGTAGTATTAGGGTTGATTTGCAGTATGTATTTCAAATCGATATAATTTGCAGTAAAATTAATGTGGTAAAAACTATAAACTTATATAGTAAGTTTGCAGTAAAAATAAGAGTTATTATTTTATTAAATCTATTGACTGGTAACTTTTTTGAAGTATGAATTGCAGTAACGATTTAAATAAAATAATTAATGTATAAACATA
This genomic interval from Brassica oleracea var. oleracea cultivar TO1000 chromosome C2, BOL, whole genome shotgun sequence contains the following:
- the LOC106319145 gene encoding uncharacterized protein LOC106319145, producing the protein MLSLLNHSRRRKQQHIRCFHHRHSPHQVSFKSVKMVFSRFLRLILLLSLVSSSFSYTTSPSNFTASDQTLRPQEEIQKLKLIRNELLKINKPAVKTIQSSDGDTIDCVPTHQQPAFDHPLLHGQRPMDPPEMPKRYSKDDESCEDSQLWSLTGESCPEGTVPIRRTTEQDMLRASSVRRFGRKIRRVRRDSTSNGHEHAVGYVSGRQYYGAKASINVWSPRVTSQYEFSLSQIWVIAGSFTHDLNTIEAGWQISPELYRDTYPRFFTYWTSDAYRTTGCYNLLCSGFVQTNRRIAIGAAISPRSSYKGGQFDISLLIWKDPKHGHWWLQFGSGALVGYWPAFLFTHLRQHGSMVQFGGEIVNTRPGGSHTSTQMGSGHFAGEGFGKASYFRNLQMVDWDNTLIPVSNLKILADHPNCYDIRGGTNRVWGNYFYYGGPGKNPRCP